CCCTAGAGTTTTTCTCCGCATGAGCATGCCGCTTGCCGACTTGTTATTCCTGGCCTTCGCCCTGTCCGTAGACGCCTTTGTCGTGGCGTTCTCCTACGGCTTGCTCATCAAGCAAAAACGCTTGGTCAACGGCATCAAGCTTTCCGTGTCCACCGGGGCGGGACAATTCCTGATGCCCGTGCTGGGCTTCCTGCTCACGGGGTCCGTCCACCAGTACATTGCCGCCTGGGACCACTGGCTCGGCTTTGCCGTGTTCACGTTTCTGGGAGTCAACGTCATCCGGGAAGGCTGGAACCACCGCAATGAGGAGGAACACATGCCCCAAGTCACCAGCCTGACGCTGCCCACCCTCCTGGCCGTGGGGATTGCCACCAGCATAGACGCCCTGGTGGCGGGCATCAGCATCTACCTTTCTTCCGCCCAGTGCGGACCCGCCCCCACTCTCCACGCCGTGCTCCTCCCCGCCGCCGTCATCGGCCTCACCACCTTCCTGTGCACGGCGGCAGGCTTCTTCCTGACCCGGCGGCTGCACCGCTTCCCCACGTTCCACCTGGAAGCCGGAGCCGGGCTCATCCTCATCGGCCTGGGCGTTAAAATGCTCTGCGACCACCTGTGCTGAAAAATGCCCCGCGGCGAATGATAAAACCCCCTTTCCGGCATCGTAGTAAGTCGGAAAACAAACTGGCTCCGGCCCCTTTTTTCCGCTATCCTTAAACAAGCTTTTCCACATGAATATTTCACACCTTCTTCTCTGCACCTCCCTGCTCGCCGCGCCCGTCTGCATGGCTCAGGATTTGACGGAACCTGAAACTGAAGCGCCGTCCGCCATCAGCCAGCTTCCGGCCCCCCTGGCGCAGAAAATAGCCGCAGGCGACTTTGCCGGGCTGCAAACGGAACTCCGCTCCTCCCTCCTGAAGGCTGGAGAACAAACCAAATCCGGACAAAAACTGCTTCAGGATAAACAATACCGCCACCTGCTGGACATTCACGAACTCCTGCGCGTCACGGGGCCGGACAACGTAAAGGCCGTTTTCTCCAAAAGCCCGCAGGATGCGGCCTTCATCAAGGCCTTTTTACAGGACCCCGCGTGGGTGGAACTCTACCTGGGAGCGGGCCTGATTCCGGAAAACTCTCCGGAAGGCCTTCAAATCCTTTCCGATATCTGGAAGGCGGACGGCAGAAGCGCGGACTTCCGGGACTACCAGTCCCTCGCCACGGGGCTGGCCTCCGTCTTCTCCACAGGCCCCATGGCGGGAAAGCTGAAAACCAATGCCGCCAGCAGCAACCCGGTGCGCCGCTACCAGATCTTCAAAAAACTGCATCAGGAAAACAAGCTGCATCCCGGCTTCATCAAGCTGCGCCCGTGGGAAATGCGCTTCGTCGTGGGCCACACGTGGGACGACAAATCCTACGAATGGAGCAATGAGCATGTCAACCTCCCCTGGCGGCGGTATACGGACGCCTGCTGGGCCGCTCCCTATACGGGCAACAACTTCTTCGGAGACACCATCCAGGGCCCCCTTTTCTACGTGCCGTGGCGCGACG
This DNA window, taken from Akkermansia muciniphila, encodes the following:
- a CDS encoding manganese efflux pump, whose product is MSMPLADLLFLAFALSVDAFVVAFSYGLLIKQKRLVNGIKLSVSTGAGQFLMPVLGFLLTGSVHQYIAAWDHWLGFAVFTFLGVNVIREGWNHRNEEEHMPQVTSLTLPTLLAVGIATSIDALVAGISIYLSSAQCGPAPTLHAVLLPAAVIGLTTFLCTAAGFFLTRRLHRFPTFHLEAGAGLILIGLGVKMLCDHLC